A genomic segment from Idiomarina piscisalsi encodes:
- a CDS encoding helix-turn-helix domain-containing protein produces the protein MKITSPHALAVHLKDERKQQRLSQANVAESVGLRQGTVSSFELSPEKSQIDTLFRLLSALGLELSIKSKEDAQENNTEHSWNEEW, from the coding sequence ATGAAAATTACAAGCCCCCACGCGTTAGCGGTTCATTTAAAAGATGAAAGAAAACAACAAAGATTAAGTCAGGCAAACGTTGCTGAATCCGTTGGTTTAAGACAGGGCACTGTCTCAAGCTTTGAGCTTTCTCCAGAGAAAAGCCAAATAGATACGTTATTTCGGCTTCTATCAGCGCTTGGGCTAGAGTTAAGTATTAAGAGCAAGGAAGACGCTCAGGAAAACAACACTGAACACTCATGGAATGAGGAATGGTAA
- a CDS encoding dicarboxylate/amino acid:cation symporter, whose protein sequence is MGLVLKLVAGIVAGILIGLYMPEWVSQTLLTFKTLFGQLLFFTIPLLILFFITSGIASLPSNSGKMLGKTLGIAYASTVTAGIVAFFAASIVVPWLTTDAQSVSTEAKATIEPFIELSVPPLMEVMSALVLAFIFGLGITSSKAENLKKLSDQGRDIIELLLVKVIIPLLPFYIAGIFAEMAVAGTVFNTLKTFGVILILAVALHWVYITSMYIMAGIKTGRSPLFLIKNMLPAYFTALGTMSSAATIPVTLQSVRKNKVDNDVANFTVPLCATVHLAGSTITIVSCAVAVMVLHNSLAIPGFFTMLPFILMLGIVMLAAPGVPGGAVMSAVGLLGSMLGFGETAVALMIALYMAQDSFGTACNITGDGAIAMFVDSSKKS, encoded by the coding sequence GCCGGTATTCTTATTGGGTTATACATGCCAGAATGGGTCAGCCAAACCCTGCTGACCTTCAAGACACTGTTCGGTCAGCTGCTGTTCTTCACTATCCCATTACTTATTTTGTTCTTTATTACCAGCGGTATTGCGAGCTTACCGAGTAACTCCGGAAAAATGCTGGGTAAAACCTTAGGCATTGCTTATGCCTCTACGGTTACTGCGGGTATTGTTGCGTTTTTCGCTGCCAGCATTGTCGTTCCTTGGCTGACAACCGACGCTCAGAGTGTTTCTACAGAAGCCAAAGCCACTATCGAACCCTTTATTGAGCTGTCGGTTCCGCCGTTAATGGAAGTGATGTCCGCATTAGTTCTGGCCTTTATCTTTGGTTTAGGCATAACCAGTTCCAAAGCGGAGAATTTGAAAAAGCTCTCTGATCAAGGCCGTGACATTATCGAGTTACTGCTGGTTAAAGTGATTATTCCCTTGCTGCCCTTTTATATTGCCGGCATTTTTGCGGAAATGGCTGTTGCCGGTACCGTCTTTAACACGCTCAAAACCTTTGGTGTTATTCTGATACTCGCCGTTGCCCTGCACTGGGTTTACATTACCTCTATGTACATTATGGCGGGTATCAAAACCGGTCGTTCGCCGCTGTTTTTGATCAAAAACATGCTGCCTGCGTATTTTACGGCACTAGGCACTATGTCCAGCGCCGCCACTATTCCGGTCACCCTACAAAGCGTACGCAAGAACAAAGTCGATAACGACGTTGCCAACTTTACGGTTCCGTTGTGCGCGACGGTTCATTTGGCTGGCTCTACCATTACCATTGTCAGCTGCGCGGTTGCGGTTATGGTTTTGCACAACTCGCTAGCTATTCCCGGCTTCTTTACCATGCTGCCGTTTATTTTAATGCTGGGTATTGTCATGTTAGCTGCACCGGGTGTTCCAGGCGGTGCGGTTATGTCGGCAGTTGGTTTGCTCGGTTCCATGCTGGGCTTTGGTGAAACCGCAGTTGCCTTAATGATAGCTCTGTACATGGCACAGGACAGCTTCGGTACCGCCTGTAACATTACCGGTGACGGTGCTATTGCGATGTTTGTGGATAGTTCGAAAAAGAGTTAG